Proteins from a single region of Maridesulfovibrio ferrireducens:
- a CDS encoding aconitate hydratase — translation MGFNITEKIISSHLINGKMESGSEIGLKIDQTLTQDATGTMAYLQFEAMGIAKVQTELSVSYVDHNTLQMGFRNPDDHQYLRTVAAKYGVVFSPAGTGICHQLHLENFAKPGATLIGSDSHTPTAGGLGSLAMGAGGLSVALAMAGQPYSIPMPKVVKVELTGKLTGWATAKDIILHLLGLLTVKGGVGKVFEFGGKGVETLTVPERAVITNMGAELGATTSLFPSDKQTKEFLKAMGREEDFSELIADEDATYSDTVVINLSELEPLVAQPHMPDRVVSVKSLAGLKVSQSAIGSCTNSSYSDLKTTVLILKDNQLPQGVDLMISPGSKQVLKMLASEGLIGPLLDSGARLLECTCGPCIGMGGSPVSAGVSVRTFNRNFEGRSGTQDAKVYLASPQTAAKLALAGEFTDPATWGTPPEKIEFPAEIPSIRHLFIFPPENDENVEIIRGPNIIPLESFSALPEIITSEVRLKVGDDITTDHILPAGAQITALRSNIPAISEYIFSRVDENFVSRMKNSDNGIILGGENYGQGSSREHAALGPRHLGVVAVIVKSLARIHRANLINFGILPLVLSNKSDYDKLSEGSGLSLETTSLTPGGVTEMTTADGIKIKVENDLSEKELAIILAGGLLNYVGKK, via the coding sequence ATGGGTTTTAATATTACTGAAAAAATTATTTCCAGCCATCTTATAAATGGGAAAATGGAATCAGGCTCTGAAATAGGCCTTAAAATCGACCAGACATTGACTCAGGATGCCACCGGAACCATGGCGTATCTACAATTTGAAGCCATGGGTATTGCCAAAGTACAGACTGAACTTTCTGTGAGTTATGTTGACCACAACACCTTACAGATGGGGTTCCGCAACCCTGATGACCATCAGTATCTCAGAACAGTAGCTGCCAAATACGGAGTAGTTTTCTCGCCAGCAGGAACAGGCATCTGCCACCAGCTGCACCTCGAGAATTTTGCTAAACCGGGTGCAACTCTGATCGGTTCTGACAGCCACACCCCCACTGCCGGCGGACTCGGTTCTCTGGCTATGGGCGCAGGCGGGTTATCCGTAGCTCTTGCTATGGCAGGCCAGCCTTACTCTATCCCCATGCCTAAAGTTGTTAAGGTCGAACTGACCGGAAAGCTGACCGGCTGGGCCACCGCTAAAGATATCATCCTCCACCTCCTTGGACTGCTCACAGTCAAAGGAGGCGTAGGAAAAGTCTTTGAATTCGGTGGCAAAGGTGTTGAAACTCTGACAGTTCCTGAACGCGCGGTTATAACTAACATGGGCGCAGAACTCGGAGCAACAACTTCCCTTTTCCCAAGTGATAAACAGACAAAAGAATTCCTCAAAGCCATGGGCCGCGAAGAAGATTTCAGCGAGCTTATCGCGGATGAAGATGCAACATATTCTGATACCGTTGTAATCAACCTTTCCGAACTTGAACCGTTAGTAGCGCAGCCTCATATGCCAGACCGCGTAGTAAGTGTTAAATCTCTTGCCGGTCTTAAAGTCAGCCAGTCTGCAATCGGTTCCTGTACCAACTCTTCATATTCAGACCTCAAGACAACAGTACTGATTCTAAAAGACAACCAGCTTCCTCAGGGTGTTGATCTGATGATCTCCCCCGGCTCGAAGCAAGTGTTAAAAATGCTCGCGTCCGAAGGACTTATCGGGCCTTTACTTGATTCAGGAGCAAGACTTCTTGAATGTACTTGCGGTCCCTGTATAGGCATGGGCGGGTCTCCTGTCTCCGCCGGAGTCAGCGTAAGGACTTTCAACCGCAACTTTGAAGGTCGCAGCGGAACTCAGGATGCCAAGGTTTACCTTGCGTCTCCTCAGACCGCAGCCAAACTGGCTCTTGCAGGCGAATTCACAGACCCTGCAACATGGGGAACTCCACCGGAAAAGATCGAATTTCCTGCTGAGATTCCTTCTATTCGCCACCTTTTCATCTTCCCTCCTGAAAACGATGAGAATGTAGAGATCATTCGCGGTCCTAATATTATACCTCTTGAATCATTTTCAGCGTTACCTGAAATAATCACTTCTGAAGTACGTCTAAAAGTCGGTGACGACATCACAACTGACCATATTCTCCCTGCCGGAGCACAGATCACAGCTCTGCGTTCAAACATTCCTGCCATCAGCGAATACATTTTCAGCCGCGTTGACGAAAACTTCGTCAGCAGGATGAAAAATTCTGACAACGGAATAATCCTCGGCGGAGAAAACTACGGACAAGGCTCAAGCCGCGAACACGCTGCTCTGGGGCCACGTCACCTTGGTGTTGTGGCTGTCATTGTTAAGTCCCTTGCACGCATCCATAGAGCAAATCTTATCAATTTCGGCATTCTACCCCTTGTACTATCTAACAAGAGCGATTACGACAAACTATCCGAAGGAAGCGGTCTATCCCTCGAAACTACATCCTTGACCCCGGGCGGAGTGACCGAAATGACCACTGCAGACGGTATCAAGATCAAAGTCGAGAACGATCTTTCGGAAAAAGAACTGGCTATAATCTTAGCCGGCGGCCTGCTTAATTACGTAGGCAAAAAATAA
- a CDS encoding chorismate mutase: protein MPNYKKFDSPDRSDRPGRSDRSDRPGRSGGDAPRKPSLLHEIRDLDERLISMISRRNTLMGKAASKRKLKGLPLADPDMERRIFEIWTTKSADEKFNLKAARRVFEQLNTLAYTCVAKPENRNLPSYSLSPPRRPVKVTIDGPCSLFQSQLWIALAAMCSADAKMSPLSVNDQLTELAKAFNQAGAHISWENDTIESRSGEGVFFEDKLVFAGDDEMTLYLILAFGLKSPGKFKIAGGPILKQYDSRQLTSLLSPLGARLNTLDLQSHGLPARLECGGNMVSSLTLTEETPPKFAAALTLAGWTYPQGMNLKFDKNWAGISEIRDAVEVLNTCGIKAVLTETECTVPFSNSFSFPEQPNIALDPELSAALLSIPAFAGGNVTIKGTWPKNSPKAKDALKALTLGGLVVKVSDTEISSTKGEQPQSVNIDFGEASKLFPIGIALAVNSGTQCSLQGIKDVTLFEQGIELLERLGLQYARTEDGVQITPGRLEWEDAWTAPTPYFGIALGLMAWIRPGLSLLNPGDITELWPRYWTLYNSLPEIDGLKDPEVKELNDDAKSNRRRIKID, encoded by the coding sequence ATGCCCAATTACAAAAAATTTGATAGCCCCGATAGATCCGATAGACCTGGTCGATCCGATAGATCCGATAGACCCGGTAGATCCGGTGGCGATGCTCCGCGCAAACCGTCTCTCCTCCATGAAATTAGAGACCTTGACGAACGTCTAATTTCAATGATTTCACGCAGAAACACCCTTATGGGTAAAGCGGCCTCTAAACGTAAATTGAAAGGTCTGCCTCTCGCTGACCCGGATATGGAAAGACGTATATTTGAAATCTGGACAACAAAGTCCGCAGATGAAAAATTTAATCTCAAGGCTGCGCGCAGAGTTTTCGAACAACTCAACACTCTCGCATATACTTGTGTAGCCAAACCTGAAAACCGCAATCTGCCTTCTTATTCGCTATCACCGCCAAGAAGACCTGTAAAAGTCACCATTGACGGCCCATGCTCTCTTTTCCAGTCACAGCTATGGATTGCCCTTGCTGCGATGTGTTCAGCTGACGCCAAAATGTCTCCCTTGTCTGTTAATGATCAATTGACGGAGCTTGCTAAAGCTTTCAATCAGGCTGGAGCTCACATTTCATGGGAAAATGATACTATCGAATCCCGCTCTGGCGAAGGAGTTTTCTTCGAAGATAAACTTGTCTTCGCAGGCGATGACGAAATGACCTTGTATCTTATTCTTGCTTTCGGGCTGAAATCTCCCGGCAAGTTTAAAATTGCAGGCGGTCCCATTCTTAAACAGTATGACTCCAGACAGTTGACATCATTGCTGTCACCACTTGGAGCCCGCCTCAACACTCTTGATCTTCAGAGCCATGGACTGCCCGCCAGACTTGAGTGCGGTGGAAATATGGTTTCTTCTCTCACATTGACTGAAGAGACCCCACCCAAATTTGCGGCAGCGCTTACTCTTGCAGGATGGACATATCCACAAGGTATGAACCTCAAATTCGACAAAAACTGGGCTGGAATCTCTGAAATACGTGATGCAGTCGAAGTTCTTAATACTTGCGGTATCAAAGCTGTTCTTACTGAAACAGAATGTACAGTTCCTTTCAGCAACTCCTTTTCTTTCCCTGAGCAGCCAAACATTGCTCTGGACCCGGAACTGAGTGCAGCTCTACTTTCAATCCCCGCTTTTGCCGGCGGGAATGTAACTATCAAAGGAACATGGCCGAAAAATTCACCTAAAGCGAAAGATGCTCTTAAAGCTCTTACTTTAGGAGGCTTGGTTGTAAAGGTTTCCGATACTGAAATCAGTTCCACCAAAGGCGAACAGCCACAGTCGGTAAATATTGACTTCGGAGAAGCATCAAAACTTTTCCCAATCGGAATTGCACTTGCTGTTAACTCCGGAACTCAGTGTTCACTTCAGGGAATTAAAGACGTGACATTGTTTGAACAGGGCATAGAACTGCTCGAACGCCTCGGACTTCAATACGCCCGCACCGAAGACGGAGTTCAGATTACTCCCGGCAGATTGGAATGGGAAGATGCTTGGACTGCTCCGACTCCTTATTTCGGAATAGCTCTGGGACTGATGGCCTGGATTCGCCCGGGACTTTCCTTATTGAACCCCGGAGATATCACCGAACTGTGGCCTCGTTACTGGACTCTTTACAATAGTCTTCCTGAAATTGACGGATTGAAAGACCCCGAAGTGAAGGAGCTGAACGATGACGCAAAATCAAACAGAAGAAGAATCAAAATTGATTAG